The Papaver somniferum cultivar HN1 chromosome 3, ASM357369v1, whole genome shotgun sequence genome includes a region encoding these proteins:
- the LOC113357749 gene encoding trihelix transcription factor GTL2-like — MFNGVPEQFHQFIASRTTTPLPLSHPLTLPLHVSPSPPPPTFSNFIDPQQQLSRQHLQQHQLYQQQSHLLHQLHQQQQQQSASTVQQVMVHHHHQQRQDEGKEDEEEQLRERVRSVSEMGDPWEKEEVLALLRIRSSMGHGFSDFIWGHVSRKLAELGYKRSPERCKEKYEEMNQYSNDTTPTPNYSSSGKNYSRSFSELEALFEDHHQNPKTTTTNTLAVDNEDEKNNMVRSSNDNAGGDDDSQGKMGLNMEENSGYETLENPFVENVVKKQTRSKKRKRHDHKLELLKGLCEEIVNKIMNQQEELHKKLLQDMERKEEERVTREEIWKKKEMDRVSKEIEMRAKEQAIACDRETTIIEFLKKFTSSISSSSSQNNQDDLSLKIENIIKTSSRNPTSSSSPSIILSSSENPKSAISSVQVPTTQNTPKVPTSSSHVATATNRTPSPTHSNQKIPNLSHLDLVSENPNSIITTQNNNQGDATSSSTTTAAAITVSSQEPGSTSNNDREENGKRWPRDEVYSLINLRCNLGNSSSNGGEDKENTKIPLWEKISQGMSELGYKRSAKKCKEKWENINKYFRKTKDTNKKRSLDSKTCPYFHQLNTLYNQGRLTLPSDGPDNQSSAGNSTENHPESSERVVNGSKEEGAGDEKNNNSAQVSAPLEFEY; from the exons ATGTTTAATGGAGTTCCTGAACAGTTCCATCAATTCATagcatcaagaacaacaacaccTTTGCCACTTTCGCATCCTTTAACTCTTCCACTTCATGTTTcgccttctcctcctcctccaacTTTCTCTAACTTCATTGACCCACAACAACAACTTTCTCGTCAacatcttcaacaacatcaattGTATCAGCAACAGTCTCATCTTCTCCATCAACttcatcagcaacagcaacaacaatcagcatcaacagtacaGCAAGTAATGgtacaccatcatcatcaacaacgtcAAGATGAagggaaagaagatgaagaagaacaactaCGTGAAAGAGTAAGATCTGTTTCTGAAATGGGGGATCCATGGGAGAAAGAAGAAGTTCTTGCACTATTAAGAATCAGATCTAGTATGGGTCATGGTTTTTCTGACTTCATTTGGGGTCATGTCTCAAG GAAACTAGCTGAGCTTGGGTACAAAAGAAGTCCCGAAAGATGCAAGGAGAAATATGAGGAAATGAATCAATATTCTAATGATACTACTCCTACTCCTAACTACAGTAGTAGTGGTAAGAATTACAGCAGATCATTTAGTGAACTTGAAGCATTGTTTGAAGATCAtcaccaaaaccctaaaactacTACCACAAATACTTTAGCAGTTGATAATGAAGATGAGAAGAATAATATGGTAAGAAGTAGCAATGACAatgctggtggtgatgatgatagCCAAGGGAAAATGGGTTTAAATATGGAAGAGAATTCAGGATATGAGACTTTAGAAAACCCTTTTGTGGAAAATGTGGTGAAAAAACAAACTAGAAGTAAGAAGAGAAAAAGACACGATCATAAGCTTGAATTACTTAAAGGATTATGTGAAGAAATTGTGAACAAGATTATGAATCAACAAGAAGAGTTACATAAGAAGCTTCTGCAAGATatggaaagaaaagaagaagaaagggttacTAGAGAAGAGAtttggaagaagaaagaaatggaTAGAGTCAGTAAAGAGATAGAAATGAGGGCAAAAGAACAAGCTATTGCATGTGATAGAGAAACTACAATCATTGAATTTTTGAAGAAGTTTACATCAAGTATTTCATCATCGTCTtcacaaaataaccaagatgatcTATCATTGAAGATTGAAAATATCATAAAAACATCATCACGGAATCCAACTTCATCATCGTCACCTTCAATAATTCTATCATCATCGGAAAACCCAAAGTCTGCTATCTCTAGTGTTCAAGTACCCACTACTCAAAACACCCCAAAAGTGCCAACCTCATCATCTCATGTAGCCACAGCAACCAACAGAACACCTAGTCCTACTCATAgcaatcaaaaaataccaaatttGTCTCATTTGGACCTAgtctctgaaaaccctaattctatTATTACTACCCAAAACAATAACCAAGGTGATGCCACTTCTTCATCCACTACCACTGCTGCTGCAATAACAGTGTCATCACAGGAACCAGGTTCAACATCCAATAATGATAGGGAAGAGAATGGAAAAAGATGGCCAAGGGATGAGGTTTATTCATTGATAAATCTTAGATGCAATCTAGGTAACAGTTCTAGTAATGGTGGTGAAGACAAAGAGAACACAAAAATTCCATTGTGGGAGAAAATATCTCAAGGAATGTCTGAATTAGGTTATAAAAGAAGTGCAAAGAAGTGTAAAGAGAAATGGGAGAATATTAACAAGTATTTCAGGAAAACTAAAGATACAAACAAGAAAAGATCTTTAGATTCTAAAACTTGTCCATATTTTCATCAACTGAACACTTTGTATAATCAAGGAAGACTCACATTGCCTTCGGACGGACCGGATAATCAATCATCAGCTGGTAATTCAACAGAAAACCATCCCGAGTCATCTGAAAGAGTGGTGAATGGCAGTAAAGAGGAAGGAGCTGGTGACGAGAAGAACAACAATTCTGCTCAAGTTTCAGCACCATTAGAGTTTGAATATTAG